A window of Castanea sativa cultivar Marrone di Chiusa Pesio chromosome 8, ASM4071231v1 genomic DNA:
ATGGTCCGAGTTTGAAAACTATGATCCAAACTCTAAATGAAAGTATTACAAGTTATGACTAGATCAAGTAGTAAAGTGTAATTCTGACTAATTCTTATCCAAcagcatgtttttttttttttgtagcacTTATCCAACATGTTATTAGcttattatagaaaaattaaaatttaataataataattcgtGGGATGACAACagtgactaaaaaaaaaatcaaggaagcACACGAAAAAATCtcataagaaaagaaaaaagaaaaagaaaagatgaaagcGAAAGTCACggatttttattaaaattatcaaatttatctTGTCTTTACGGTATCTTTTCTGTTTCCAGAACATCAAAGCCCACCTAGAGAAAGGCAAGCCTAATTTCATTCACACCCAAGATTAGACATAGCACACTCTTGTCACAATTTGGTCGATATTTGTACACGTGTCAGCCTATGATTAGACTACTTTATTTACACGTGGCAGACCTCAATTTGACACATGTCTactgggtaaaaaaataataatcaaaaccTGTGGAAGTTGTAACAAAGTTCGTGGCAAATGTGTGTCATGCTTCTCTTTCTATATTAAGGTCTGTAAATTGCAAATAAATACAACCAAGTACCAACCTCACTCCCTCGCTCTTCCATCAGAGACCACACACactatctttctctctctctctctctacatgcAAAATAGAGAGATGGTCACTAAGGAGAAGATTTTGCTGTTTTCTCTGGCTGTTTTAGGACAGCTGACCGTTTCATTTGCAGAAGACAGACTTTTGAATCCAGCCAAGTTGAAAATGTTTGTGGATGAGCTTCCAGACATGCCCAAGATCCAAGGCTATGATATGGTTTCTGGGGTTCCCAAATCCAAGTCACTCAAGATTGGCATGTTCAAGAAGAAGTGGGtcagtttttttctctctattttctctttttgtcaCTTTGGAAAGCTGGTTTTCTTTTCCTGCTCTCTTGGATTTAgacaatatttgaaatttatactTCCATTCTATACAAATTTctgattgattgattttcttttttaggttgtCAGTTGTTATAGATTCTATCAGCTAACTCTAATGTTTAAGACAGTGTTCCatgtcctagatttgattggtCTCTTGCttcatgaaaatatatattgtcCCTTCTGACTCTTTCTGCTTTTTGATTGAATTATGGGAAGCCACAGAAGTAGTAACCGTTGCTCACATACTTCGAGTATTCAGTTTCGAACATTAAAAGCTAACCTCTATGAACATTTAAGAGAGATAATTAATAGCTATGTTGAATTTTAACACTACAATTCTACATCTTTTTTATAGCTCCCCTACTGTCTaaaactcagagagagagagagagagagagagacagggAAGAATGGAAACATGTGTAAAAGtgcttctctttttcctagACTCCCCCACCAGTACTACCTTTGCCAATTTATCAAATAGAACTACTAATAGCCATGCCATTGGCATGTGCCACTGCCCCCCCTACCCTTCTTTTGCAGTCTCTTTTCCGCTTTTACAATAATTCACTTGATttatccaaaaaacaaaaattcttttttatttttttttcaatatatttggacttttttaaaatataaactgACTATGTGCTAAGCTGAAATACATTTGGACTCTCGTGTAATAAAGTGAAGTTAGTAGTGATTCTATATAAACATAATGTTGCTTTGATCAGAACTTATTGCCAACATAGTAGTAAGAGATATTGTAAATAGATTGGTGTCACTTTTTAGTTCTGGATCAAGAATTGGACTTATATTTTGTTGCCTAAAATTTTCAGCCTTACATATcattagaaaaattgaaaatgctgTCAAAGagtttgtttgctttttaaattttttattaattttttttaaaaatgtttactAATATATTCCCTAAAGGCAAACGATAATAAATCTCTATTATTATAAGGTTATGTTAATAAATACTTGTAGAGTAATTGTTAATAAGAAAGTTTTTACAttacttttatagaaaatattaaaaattatcaataatatttattattttttcattctttcaataaaatatatttaaaaatggtttgtaaatatttttccatttattaCGTACTCTTAGTTGTATAAAGTATTGTGCTTCTTGTAGTTGAGCGGTCTATTTCCTATCACTATAGTCTATTTCCTATCACTATTAATAGcactttgattttttcaaagCATTTAGTGTAACTATCACCAGCTatcatgattaaaaaaatctcttaaGAACTGCCCCTAGATCTTTCGGATCTCACAAACTTAAACCAATGTTTCGATTAATTCAACTTAATTCCATTAAGCTATATTAAGGTGAGTTTATGATctatttattttgctaaaattaaaatttttttttctaaaagtatagtaaataaatataaaagttagctaaaataatataataaaactcatatttaataacaaaaataaattaaataataaaataagttgagtAGGCACTAAATGTCTTTGCCGTGCCTCGTTTTTCAAAGAACACATCAGACTAAGTTTAATTctctttgataaaaaaatcattctaaTGAGGTAATCAATAGtcgtaatttttttattttgtttttttgcagaAATTCCACAAAGATCTTCCACCAACACCGGTGTTTGCCTATGGTACAACCAAGCACACGGCAACAGTTCCTGGTCCAACAATCGAGGCCCTTCATGGAGTTGAAACTTATGTGACGTGGCGAAATCACCTCCCTAAAAAGCACATACTGCCATGGGACCCCACTATCCCCACTGCCATGCCAGAGAAGGGCATTCCTACGGTGGTTCACCTTCACGGTGGAATCGATGAGCCCGAGAGTGATGGGAACTCAAATGCATGGTTCACCGCTAAATTCAAATCAAAAGGGCCCACGTGGACGAAGAAAAAATATCACTATCACAATAATCAGCACCCTGGAAATCTATGGTACCATGATCATGCTATGGGATTAACTAGAGTCAATCTTCTAGCTGGCTTAATTGGGGCCTACATAATTCGTCAACCTAATGTTGAGGCCCCACTTGGACTCCCATATGGCAGCGAGTTTGATCGACCATTGCTCGTATTTGATCGTGCCTTTCGTACTGATGGTTCCATATACATGGATTCCAAAGGAAATAATCCCTCCATACACCCCCAATGGCAACCTGAATATTTTGGCGATGCTATTATAGTAAACGGCAAAGCTTGGCCACGTATGACGGTACGGCGTCGTAAGTATAGATTTCGTATTATCAATGCAAGCAATGCTAGATTTTTTAGGTTCTTCTTTACCAATGGCTTGAGATTCATCCACGTGGGATCCGACTCAGCTTATTTAAATAAACCCGTGATGACCAATGATATTTTATTGGCTCCCTCTGAGATTGCTGACGTGGTTGTTGACTTTTCAAGGTCAAAGAATGAAACTATTATTCTAGCCAATGATGCACCCTATCCTTACCCATCTGGTGACCCAGTCAACGAAGCTAATAGCAAGGTCATGAAGTTTATCATCAATGGGCATCACGAGCTTGACACGTGGCGAGTACCCAAGAGGTTGATGAAATACCCAAGTCCTGATCTATCCAGTGTGTCGCACACACGGTACATTGCTATGTACGAGTACACAAGTGCCATTGATGAGCCAACTCATCTATATTTGAATGGGAAACCTTATGAGGCCCCAGTGAGTGAGACACCTAAAGTGGGGGCTACAGAGATTTGGAACATAATCAATCTAACGGAGGATAATCATCCTTTGCATATTCATCTGGGATTGTTTAAGACGTTGGATCAAACGGAGTTGGTGAAATTGGATGAGTTCAAAGATTGCATGACGAAAATCAACGATGCGATCAAGTGCCAAATAAGCAAGCATGCACGTGGCAAAAAATTAGAGGTGCCGGCCTATGAGAAGGGGTGGAAGAACGTGTACAAGATGAAACCCGGTGCTGTGACTAAGATTCTTGTGAGGTTTTCTTACATACACTCAAATGAATCATATGCTTTTGATGCAACTTCAGAGCCTGGCTACGTGTATCATTGCCATGTGAGTACTCCTCtctttatctatttattattttataaatttaatctttttaGAATTAGTAAATACAAAATTTCCTTCATCTAAACAATGAATTCAGGCCGGAAATAGTATTATAAAATTGGGttagataaaaatattataatgaaatattttaggatttatatatttaatgtaCTAATTTTTGGAAGAGACTTATGTCTAGTGTCTAGTTTTGGACACGCTAAGATATGACTATGTGTTTAAAACTAGATACGTGTCCGCATCTAAACGTAGCCAGTAGAATTGGCAACTGGACACAAACCCAACTCCAATCCCgaattttttgaattatctTATTATTTTACACTTGTCTAGTGCTCTAAATTCGTAAAAATATTCTGTGTAGTAGTTcataacctctctctctctctctctctcactcattaAGTTTATTATTGTCTAAACTTTAATAAAGtgggtttttattattaattattagaatataggtttttgaacttttaattattgaaaGTTACAGCTGTTTCACGTACTTATGCCAGCTTACTTCTATAGTTTTGAGTACATTTTCAGCCAATGTTATTAACTTTCAAAcaatttaaatgaagtggtacCATATTCCCTTCTCATTTAACGAAAATTTGGCTCTTCAAATAAACTTGCAGATCTTGGATCATGAAGACAATGCGATGATGAGGCCCTTGAAATTCTACAAATAAAGTTGCAGAACTTGGGTTATGTAGACAATGTGAGAATTTGCTATGAGACGCCAAGAATTTTGtaaattataattcaattgaCATTTTTTGGTGTTTCTAACGGAAATGTTCAGTGTTTAAATCCTCTCCGCtagtgaatgtttttatttatttataataattcattgatatttttaattccttaaatttgagtttttctaTATATGCAGGATCATAATTCACAACTGTGAAGTGTGAATAATCAATGTATAACTAATCCCGTTTTATGGTTATGTCGCTtgagaagattaaaaaaaataggggTTCAGAATTGGTTTTGCTCGGGACTTATTTTTATACGTATATTCTACCAAACATTTTTAGGAAATAGAAGATAGTGAAGCTTAAATTGGGAACCTTTGCTGTCTATATATGTAccttctaaaaaataaagtaatctGGAATTCGAAAATATGTTTATAACATTGATGTCAGACCCATATTTATCTTTGTAGTTTGTATAGGCAAGAGGGAGCACCAATTGaacattaaaaagaagaaaacttgggaaaaaaaaaattcattgttcATTGTCCTTCTTGTCTTCAAATAGCGTGGCGTTGCTAATGCCCATCAATTGGTCCAGGAAAGGGTATTTTGGATTAAAATTTCATCCAAATTAATGcttaattctttctatttttagtgcatttttattttgatctctcccaaattgatttttttttttcatctctcacATTTGAGATTAGTTTCAAAGTATTCATCTTGTCTATTTCGGGAAGAAACGTGATCTTATTTCTAACTATAGGATTTAATTCTCTTGCTTGAGTTGTCATTGCCATATCTAGGCTTGAGCACAAACTCAATGGCACAACATATGGAACTGAAGGACAAAGATGAATTGCCTCCAACCATCATCCCTTATTTGTGTAGACTAAAAGTGCACCAGTAGCCATCGGTTTTCTTTTGACTAATGTCAAGTTTTAGATTTgactcctaaaaaaaaaactcgggCCTAAAGCCACCCCTCCAACAGTTGACATGGCatgtaaaaattatttgacatgTATGTAGTAATGGAATGTGAAATTGTTTATCTAGCTTAGGTAGAGCGGCCCAACAAACTTTGAGGATTAAggagatatatttaaattagtttttttttgttaatacttaaataatatttagctagtttttaatatcataatttttttataacaaaaatccattcttttaatattgtaatatgtttttttttcccgttGATGAAATGTTAAAGCTATAACAAATTTGACTACAAAAAACTTATAAACAATGTATCAATGAATATGATTAGTGACActtcaagaaaataataaataagtatttgaatgaatgatgttagagatattataaattttacaacatgaaacttataaaaatgtatCAGAAATcacaaaaagtaatttaaaatgcatttaatagATTGTTGACGTTcacaaatcatattaattgtcacatcaatttgtaaaggtTTTGATTATAgtatttctagcatttttctatctgaattttttcttgtaattagTAACACATATTTGTAAGTCCtatgtatttaaaattgtatTATCTTTAGCATTACTAAATTTTTTGGAACTTCTtaaaagtagagaaaaaaatgtaaaactaattttttttttttctatatctcaaatatatatattttaatttttaccccAAAATTAGGTGCCTTTCTCTAGTAGGGGCTAGACAATAGCCTAAGTGGCCTAGACTTAGGGCTGACCCTGAACTTAGAATCAATAACTCTAATATTTGGTATGTAGGCAATGACGTTGTTCTACAACCTCACTTTTGTATTAAAAACTACTTAAAAGTCTTCGTTTTAGATCTCAAACTATGTCTATCTAGCTGGGCTGAACATGGCCTAATCAATAACCTTATAGTTCTTTCAATTTGTGGCATTTAGAGTAGGACCACAGTTTGTGCTAGAAACTCTTTTCGATGTGATGTATCAAAGATTATTACATTAGCTTATAGTTCTTTCACTTTCACTTTGTGGCATTTAGAGCAGGACCACAGTTTGTGCTAAAAACTCTTTTCAGTGTGATGTATCAAAGATTATTACACTAGCTTACAGTTCTTTCACTTTGTGGCATTTAGAGCAGGACCACAGTTTGTGCTAGAAACTCTTTTCAGTGTGATGTATCAAAGATTATTACATTAGCTTAGTAGTTTGTAAATGTTACTTTACTTTTGCTCTATGGAACATATTTTAATGGGACTAATGGAAATACGGAATCAAAGAGGAATTAGCTTACAACAGCTTAGCACAATGCTTCACCTAACTTGGTACTTTCTACCTAGTTTACTCAGTACTGGTAGTGCTAGTTTGAACTGGAAATCCAGAAaggtatttattatttattctcagTTCTCACACACCAGATACACCTGCCCATGAAGCAGGTTGAATACATATACTTCAGAACTAGATTGAGCCTCTAAAAAGTATGCAATGATTATCCCTGCAtcatacttgttttatttttattttttaaatattcatgACACTTTTTGaaccttttgtgtgtgtgtgtgtgtgtgtgtgtgtgtgtgtgtggagaaaCGACACTTTTTGAACTTAAGGACTTAAGGTATAGAATTGGTGGGTCTCTATGGTCATAATGAGGCAAGAAGTTGTAAATTCTATTAAGACAGCAAAATTTCCTTTGCTATATATTTAAGACCAGTAAGTTAGCTTTCTTTGACTAGAGgcttatacatatataaattgatTTATCAATTTTGTGCTGTGtcctatttaaattttttagtttttatactaaataaattattaatgcaAAACCCAAAAGTTTATATAAAACACTATATAAATGCAATGCAAAACATGAAGAGTTTATATgacaaactatatatatatatgctgtaATGGAGAAACTGGACTGTCACAAAAGCTAAACTCTTtgaattctctctctttaatgGAAACCATGAAATTGTTGATGAAGCCTATTGTCTTTGCTGCGCCATCATTCTCTACCTTAAGTCccttttccctctctctctaagtaaatatttctttatgttcaattattgtttcttaatttgtttgtttgcttctttaattttttttaccattctcACTAAGgttcatatctctctctctctctctctctccaaatttcCTATTTAGTTTTGATTCTCTTATTTGGAATACTTATGGGTTTCTGCTAATTAATTTAGGAATTTTGCGACTTTAacagtttaatttttattgattttcgTTTTTTTTATCATCGTTGTTTATTGTTCCATGCATAAGCTCGGGTTATAGGCTagtatagtttaaaaaaattattcaattcttttttaaaaaaaatttatagattaaTCTTTCCCCTATTGACTATAAttaataggaaaaaagaaagtatttttaataaatgaatttattcaaatataaatcttctatatttattttttgtgttctaTTTATGCTTCACCAATTATGTTATattgtgtgtttgattttttttttttcattttaagctttgattattttataagaaaaaataaatataacaagtTATAATTAGTGAAGTATAAAGTGAAACAAGGTAAGCGGGGGAGAGTTAAGGGTGATATGGCCTTcctcttcaaaaaaagaaaaaagaaaaaaaatcatatcgcTTTGAAAACAGGGATGGAGAGTTAAGGGGATGGCTTTGCTGCTCGCTGTGTGCGGCGGCTACAGCCTTTGAATTTACTGCTTTACtagtaaatatttttgtttaaaactttttaaagggctAAGTTATTTGTTTTGGGAAAAATAGCTtgattgagcttaattttttttagctttattattggcatttttttttgttgggctacttttttttgggcttgtatattttatttcagatataatttataaattttatggcCTTTAAAGGTGGAACATGCTAAAActgcaaattttttataaatattgataagtaaaaagtgATGCAAGTGTGACGCAAGTGTGCAAATTAATAAGAATTTGatacctcaatagtttgtaaaaaattttgtggctATAACATTATTCTTGAAAGAATTGATGGCATTATTAAGTggggacaaagtgtaattttattttaaaaaattactaaaattagtacttattaatatactgatatatatatatatatatatatatatatatatatatatatatataaaatttagggGGGGCTATTGCCCCCTAATCCATATGTAGCTCGGAGCATGCttgaaaacaatatatatatattgtggggtcatgtattttgagatttggccgagagcatgtggtttggccgagaagcatgggtcgtccgagtccgaggagcGCCATCTCCTCGGACTAAGGTTAAATGCAAATCTattatagatcctaatgatcaaagatgacctttcaggaagttctaatgatagcaacgagcaccatgaatgtacaagagggataagggctcaaaaatatctaagggggagctgctatcaccgcattaatgaggaagtgacctccgAACAGTATTATGGCGGCCTaccaccccagaagacttttagagggggatgatgggacaaatatcagtataaaccatcaactgtccacatgtagtccacatgtagggtaaggatgaagggagagatgtaatataaataagggtagagatcccagagagaGGGGGacgaaaaaaggagaagagaaagcactgtagcaacctcaacaactcctgtaaccgtggtcatccaatatatgctagaacagagcttctcggattgtgccgaggacaaactttcttaCACAAACCGGGTACAATTcatgttggctcatcatccaaaaccatactaATTGCTATCCacgcactaaagcctagctctttgacccactctctacaaatttattgtactaggttcactgggccaagatcccttacatttagggcttggtctgaaaatcgtgtccctacatatatatatatatatatatatataaaaggttacATTGAGAGACTAAGGCACGTAACATCTGTCACAACTCTTAAGTATCGATTGTAAGTAAACTTATGTCTTCTTAATTTAGATTGTAAGTAAACCTATATAATAATCATTCACCATTCATTGCTTCTTTTAAGTTGTGGCAGTAGAAGTAGAAGATAACTGGAATTCTCGCTTGCACGCCTTCATTGATTTACCATAATTCTAGCTACAAATCAAACgtttaaaaacatatatacatCCCTGTAAAAGAGGTGGAAGAACATGATAACTCTTAAGCCAAAAAGTATTGTCTGATCAGACTGGACTAGTATTTGCTATTGGGTCATGTTAATGAGTACCTTTAgggtaataattaataattcattttaagaaagttttgatataatttttatggaaaataaaaaaaaactgtcgaaatgaattattaaccataaaaactttctttaaatagattgttaactatTATCTAAGGGTATCCGTTAgtattttccttttctatttaGCTTAATTAAGGTGTTTTACCAAAATATGCCAAATTGCTAACCGCATATATAAAAGTCTATAACTAAAACGACAAACTGGTGGCTAAGTGGCTTTCCAATTTCCATAGTGATTAATAGTgaataaatttagtattttgttttttattcaaattccACACCAATTAAAATAATCTATGATAtaaattcctatttttttagttactcCAGATTTGGCTATTTCCATGGTGCTTACTGCCTAATGGTGAATAATTAAAGTATTTTGTTTGTCTGATTGCTTCCACTTCCGGACCAactacatatataaaataatttataacataaaattcttatatatgtttagtcatttatttatttcttgttaaGCTAATTTAGGGTGTTTTGCGAGGAAAATCCTCCTTAgtgaattgaaatttgaatctttctcctaaaaaattaataaataaagcGTGTGCCAGCCAAACGACCTTGAATACAATAAGTTTGATAATatgctttaaaatttttagaatactaTACTATAATtttcaagttgttaattaaaaaTGGAATGTCACTTGTCAACATTATGCCGATAGTACTGATTAAAATATTAACACGAAATCCAAATTCAGATATGGCAAACTTGCAAACGCTGAAACGCAATGTCACCAACACTAGACTTTGTTTTGATAGGCAAGTCTATCAAATGATGAATTCAATACAAAGGTGAAGTCAATTCAAAATGATGGAgcttttcttattttcaaatcccctatattatatattaatcaGCCTAGATGATGCCTCTACCAGTTGCCTCTACTAGTTGTGTTAAACTTTGAATTAAGTACAAAGCAAGTTTATAGATGGAACAGGTAGGAAAGCctttaatttcaaaatgaaGGATTCATACATGTAGGAGATGAAGACTTGGTTTAACATGTTCTGGCCTTCTAGATGGTGATATAGGGTTTATGGATGTAGCTAGTGCTCGGAACATGTCCTAATTATTTGCCACATGACTTGTTGCTATAGGTCATAGGCGGTGTTAATACCATTGAGTTATCACTGAAACCCTTGATAATTAGTTTCACTAATCAGATATACAGTTTTAGGACCATGGAtattgttaaattattaatgttaGGCAAAAATTTAGATACAATTCTTTAGATCTCGTGCGTTAAGTTCCCAAATTAGAATAAACCATACAACAATATTAACTAATGTAGTAAAAATAACTTCATGTTTTTTAAAGACAAATTAATTTCAATCATGTGATTCATTCTCCAATGCAACCACATGATAGATTTTAAGTAAAGAACCTAAGTTTTTCccttaatattaaaattttaatttcatattcatttgatttttattaacATCCAAGGCCGGCCCTTGATATTTTGGGGCCTTaagcaaaaactaaaatgaagcattttttatatttatatattaattaaattaatattatttaatatatttatattataatatatttcatttaaaatatattttttttgccttttgagATATagattgactaattaaatttttgtatttaagttcttctaacatctcattttcaatcgATAGTACAACTGatccacttaatctttcttgaGACATTATTAATCTTagaaatgattttattaattttaattttgataaactTCTTTCTACAGAAGCAATTGTAACATGTATTGTTAGTAAAATTCTATAAGCAATACAtgtatttggaaatgaatctaacattctttttaatataatttagtatgtcaattggagtatattcttttatttgtaaaatttcttttaaaacttttaactcTGAAAATGAATCTAAAccatcaatatcataataaacatcatgtttgaaaaaaaatttcaagtttaagACAGTATTTTTGCAAACTATCATCATCttgctgagagagagagagaggcaaagagcaagagtgagagagagaaaaggtaTGAGTAAATTTTGGGGAATTgagattttgatttgtttttatctGAGACTATTTTGTGGGTAATTTTTTAGACCGGATTTCCATTGTATCCAGTTGATTTTTGATTTGTCTAAAggttaatgataattttttggggataattgattttgtttagaCTCAAGAATATCATGGGGTATCATTTTTTACAAGAATGTTCcagattttttgttctttggtcACAAGGatgtataaaattttttggagtttcatctgaaactatatatatatatatatatatatatatatttttttttctactacaccttctatttcaaaattttgaggtcTCCCcttctactatatatatatatatatatatatatatatatatatatatatatttttttttttttttttttttctactacaccttctatttcaaaattttgaggtcTCCCCTTCTACATGGGACTTTAGGCAATGACCTAATTGG
This region includes:
- the LOC142607652 gene encoding multicopper oxidase LPR1-like, encoding MQNREMVTKEKILLFSLAVLGQLTVSFAEDRLLNPAKLKMFVDELPDMPKIQGYDMVSGVPKSKSLKIGMFKKKWKFHKDLPPTPVFAYGTTKHTATVPGPTIEALHGVETYVTWRNHLPKKHILPWDPTIPTAMPEKGIPTVVHLHGGIDEPESDGNSNAWFTAKFKSKGPTWTKKKYHYHNNQHPGNLWYHDHAMGLTRVNLLAGLIGAYIIRQPNVEAPLGLPYGSEFDRPLLVFDRAFRTDGSIYMDSKGNNPSIHPQWQPEYFGDAIIVNGKAWPRMTVRRRKYRFRIINASNARFFRFFFTNGLRFIHVGSDSAYLNKPVMTNDILLAPSEIADVVVDFSRSKNETIILANDAPYPYPSGDPVNEANSKVMKFIINGHHELDTWRVPKRLMKYPSPDLSSVSHTRYIAMYEYTSAIDEPTHLYLNGKPYEAPVSETPKVGATEIWNIINLTEDNHPLHIHLGLFKTLDQTELVKLDEFKDCMTKINDAIKCQISKHARGKKLEVPAYEKGWKNVYKMKPGAVTKILVRFSYIHSNESYAFDATSEPGYVYHCHILDHEDNAMMRPLKFYK